The Scyliorhinus canicula chromosome 20, sScyCan1.1, whole genome shotgun sequence genome has a window encoding:
- the LOC119954749 gene encoding LOW QUALITY PROTEIN: lysoplasmalogenase-like (The sequence of the model RefSeq protein was modified relative to this genomic sequence to represent the inferred CDS: inserted 2 bases in 2 codons; deleted 1 base in 1 codon), which yields MSSLTAQVVLPFALALLLRYQFGLQRPPDSDKALFKXLPSVVLIAAIQHDQRGSEYSVRVMAGLGFSSAGGLCQLYRHEYFLFGVICFGIAYCLYAVAFGLHDDNFLLACFTCLVAVIACIVGSPKQKLTQPAAIAYTLAFLLSLWMAMAWXNSAQNKNSSAAFAGAATLIASNAVFSTDIFQFQSPVPHTELIVSSTYYMGQLLIALSAL from the exons ATGTCCTCTCTGACTGCCCAGGTGGTGCTGCCCTTTGCACTGGCCCTCTTGCTGAGATACCAGTTCGGACTGCAGAGGCCCCCCGACTCCGATAAAGCCCTCTTCA ATTTGCCGAGCGTCGTCCTTATCGCTGCGATCCAACATGATCAGCGTGGGAGTGAATATTCTGTCAGAGTGATGGCAGGACTGGGCTTCTCGTCTGCAG GTGGCCTGTGTCAGCTGTACAGACATGAATACTTCCTATTTGGTGTC ATCTGTTTTGGGATTGCCTACTGCCTGTATGCTGTAGCATTTGGGCTGCATGACGATAACTTCCTCCTGGCTTGTTTTACCTGCCTTGTCGCTGTGATAGCTTGTATCGTTGGCTCTCCAAAACAGAAACTGACCCAACCTGCTGCGATTGCTTACACCCTGGCCTTCCTCCTCAGTCTCTGGATGGCCATGGCTT TGAACTCCGCCCAGAACAAGAACAGCTCCGCTGCCTTTGCGGGGGCCGCCACACTTATCGCATCCAACGCTGTCTTCTCAACTGACATATTCCAGTTCCAGTCGCCAGTCCCTCACACGGAGTTAATCGTCAGCTCCACCTATTACATGGGACAGTTACTCATCGCTCTGTCTGCTCTTTAG